From the Ammospiza caudacuta isolate bAmmCau1 chromosome 1, bAmmCau1.pri, whole genome shotgun sequence genome, the window CGCTGGCCGGACGGGGGTCAGCGGGAACGGCGGAGCGGAGCCGCCCGCTCCGGCCCGCCCGGCGCTCGGTGCCGCCCGGTGCCGGCGGGACacgggctcggtgctgtcccgGTGCCGGTTCTGACCCGCTCCGAGCGCTCGGGACGGCCGGCGGTGCCCGCTCGGGACCGGCACCGGGACCGGGACAGCCCGGGAAGGTTCGGCCGTGCCCGAGGGGGGGTCCGGGGGTGCTGCCGCTCCGCCAGGGGGCGCCGGGGTCGCTCCGGTGCCGCCCGGTCCCGTTCGGTGCCGCGAACCGGCCGAGGGGGCGGGGCCCTacggggggcggggcctcccGGGGGCGGAACCGGGACACCGCCTCCCTGGGGGCGTGGTCTGTACGGAGGGGCGTGACCGAATAGGGCGTGGCCTTGTAGGGGATTACGTCACAGGGGCGTGGCCCCAGGGAACAAGCCGGGGGGCGTGGCCTCAGCCGCGGGAGCGTCAGGGGGGCGGTGCCTCCCGTTGGCGGGCTTCTCGCGTGGGCCAAGCCGGGAGTTGTAGTCCGGCCCCGCACGGCGCGCACGGGCAGTAAAGGCCGCGCGCGGTGCACGCCGGGAGTTGTAGTCCGGCCCCACACGCGGTgccggcggcgggagcggcacCGGCGGCGGTACCGGCATGGCGGGGCTGGAGCTGGTGTCGGACGCGGGGTTCCGGGCGGACGGGCGGCGGCCGGACGAGCTGCGCAAGGTGCGGGCCCGGCTCGGGGTGCTGGCCCGGGCCGACGGCTCGGCCTATCTGGAGCAGGGCAACACCAAAGTGCTGGCGGCCGTGTACGGCCCGCACGAGGTGAGCGGGGCCCCGGGGCTGTAAAAGTCCTCTCTCAGGGCTGTGACCCCCCCTCAGTGCCTGTGGCCCCCCACCCAGTCTCTGTGCCCACCGCCTCAATGTCTGTgacctccccccccccccatgtcTCTGCCCCCCTCCCCGTGGGGTTTTCAGGGTCCCCCATTCTGACCCTCCTCAATTTGTGCCTCCCCCTgtcctgggaccccccccccctgCCCCCCGTTTCTCTCTCTCACCTCCCCATACGGGGGtcccacagccccctccccataGGGGTGCTCCCCCCACTCCCggccccttttccccccaggGTTCGGGGATCCCACAGCCCCCCATTAGGTGTCCCCCAAATCCAtgccccccttttccccccgcAGGTTCGGGGGTCCCGGGCCGAGGCCCCCCCATATGTGTGCACCCCACTCCaacccccattttctccccaggtTCGGGGGTCCCATGCCAAGGCCCCCCCAAATCCATGCCCCTCTTTCCCCCGCAGGTTCGGGGGTCCCGGGCCGAGGCCCCCCCAAATCCATGCCCCCCTTTTCCCCGCAGGTTCGGGGGTCCCGGGCCAAGGCCCCCCCGGACCGGGCGCTGCTCAGCGTCCGCTGCAGCTCGGCCCCGTTCGCGGGGGGCGGCGAGCGGCGCCGGCGTTCGGCGCAGGGCGGCACGGACCGGAGATCGGGGGAGCGAGCGCTGCTGCTGCGGGGCGTGCTGGAGGGAGCCGTGCTCAGCCAGCTCTACCCGCGCTCGCAGATTGACGTGCACGTACAGGTGAgctttggggggtcctgaggggaatttggggggttctgggtgggtctgggggtgttCTGGGGGGGTTTAGGGGGATTCGGGGGGATCCTGGGGCGTGCTGGAGGGAGCCGTGCTCAGCCAGCTCTACCCGCGCTCGCAGATCGACGTGCACGTACAGGTGAGctttggggggtcccgaggggaatttgggggggttctgggggggtttgggggtgttctGGGGGATTCGGGGGGATCCTGGGGTGTGCTGGAGGGAGCCGTGCTCAGCCAGCTCTACCCGCGCTCGCAGATCGACGTGCACATACAGGTGAGctttggggggtcccgaggggaatttgggggcttctgggtgggtttgggggtgttcTGGGGGGGTTTAGGGGGATTCGGGGGGATCCTGGGGCGTGCTGGAGGGAGCCGTGCTCAGCCAGCTCTACCCGCGCTCGCAGATCGACGTGCACGTACAGGTGAGctttggggggtcccgagggggtttggggggtcctgagggggtttgggggcttctgggtgggtttgggggtgttcTGTGGGGGGTTTAGGGGAGcgctgctgctgtggggctggagggagccGTGCTCAGCCGGCTCTATCCCCGCTCCCAGATCGACGTGCATGTACAGGTGAGtctgggggagtttggggggtcctgggtgggtTTAGGggccctggaggggctgtgctcacccAAAATCTGTGGCGTTTCGGGGtgatttgggtgtttttggagTGTCCCTGACCACAGGTGCTGCAGGCAGATGGAGGCAAGCTGGGCGTCACGGgggggggcacagctgggctgggacacacaTGGGttctgtgtggttttggggttttttagggtgttttagggtttgttttggggtctttcaggggatgttttggggtaatttgggcattttggggtaACCCTGGCCCCTTTTCCCCCAGATTCTGCAGGCTGACGGCGGTGAGCTCGGTGCCAGCGTGAGCGCGGCCGGGCTGGTCCTTCTGGGGCACAtaggatctgtgggattttggggtgtttcagggtttgttttgggggattttggggtgaccctgACCCCTTCTCCCCCAGATTCTCTAGGCTGACGGCGGTGAGCTCGGTGCCAGCATGAGCGTGGCAGGACTGACCCTGCTGGGGCACACAATGTCAATAcaattttggggatattttggggtgatccTGACCCGTTTCTCCCCAGGTTCTCCAGGCGGACGGTGGTGAGCTGGGTGCCAGTGTCACTCCTTGATGCCagcatggctgggctggggcacacAGTGTTAATAcgattttggggatattttaggacattttggggtgacccTGACCCGTTTCTCCCCAGGTTCTCCAGGCGGACGGTGGTGAGCTGGGTGCCAGTGTCACTCCTTGATGCcagcttggctgggctggggcacacAGTGTTAATAcgattttggggatattttaggacattttggggtgacccTGACCCGTTTCTCCCCAGGTTCTCCAGGCGGACGGTGGTGAGCTGGGTGCCAGTGTCACTCCTTGATGCcagcttggctgggctggggcacacAGTGTTAATAcgattttggggatattttaggacattttggggtgacccTGACCCGTTTCTCCCCAGGTTCTCCAGGCGGACGGTGGTGAGCTGGGTGCCAGTGTCACTCCTTGATGCCagcatggctgggctggggcacacAGTGTCAATAcgattttggggatattttggggatattttggggtgaccctGACCCGT encodes:
- the EXOSC4 gene encoding exosome complex component RRP41 — translated: MAGLELVSDAGFRADGRRPDELRKVRARLGVLARADGSAYLEQGNTKVLAAVYGPHEVRGSRAKAPPDRALLSVRCSSAPFAGGGERRRRSAQGGTDRRSGERALLLRGVLEGAVLSQLYPRSQIDVHVQVLQADGGELGASVSAAGLALLDAGVALRGAVVAGSAGLAEPPAGPPVALSDLSAAEEAAGGPRLAVATVAGSGQLALCQLSARLHQERLRPVLDAAQAACQGLHAVLDGVVRARLRQDTAMEH